The genomic interval TTTTTAAATATGTCACTTAATTAAATCCAAACAACCCTGCAAAAGTGGGTTTGAATAcctgcattttatagatgaggctgTTGAGGCTGAGAAGTAGGTAATTCTAACTAGACATAATAGAAGTAACATTGAAAACTGTGGTTTACACAGATTCCACAGCCCACGTTCTTAACAACTGAGTTATAGTACGTCCTGTTTAATGTGGTACTTTTCCTACTAATCCTTAAAAGTAAGTTACCGTTTGGTTCAAACTAGTGATTTTTAAACTTCTTCATTGTTAATCTTATCAAGAAACCCCATGTGTAAAACATAAAAGCCAAGCCACCCTGTTTAAAACAGCAAAGGTGGCCCAGAACTTCACCCACAGAACCCACAGCACTCCAAGGAACATGCTCTGAGACcgtcttgcatttttatttttgactttatATTCCTCTTGAGTTTGTTTATAATTCTGAGTCCTAAGCCTAAAAGCAGTTGTGTTGTTCTGTCCaagatttaaaaaacattcaCAGGATGTCtgatttatgacttttttttaccATAAATTAGTGAGTAACTGTTACTAAAATCAATAATCATAAAATTGAGAAAGATCTTGTTTTATAAGCCTTAAATTACCTTACATAATAGTGCTTTTACTTTGCTTGTTTTGGTGGttcttgaaataaattatttcatttttgtttcagatCTGGCAGAGGACGGAAATTAAGTGGAGACCAAATAACTTTGCCAACTACAGTTGATTATTCATCAGTTCCTAAGCAGgtaggtttttttgtgtgttcttttgttttgctttgttttgaaagATTGAATAAGTGTCCtagaacaatattttaaaaactggattgCAGATCattaatagaaattaatttttgttgtgttgttaaatttatctggtcTGAAAATTCTATTTGGTTCTACattttatcttctgtttctttgttgacattttctattgtgttttcattggtttcaagtgtttgctattgtttGTTGGAGCATTtttataatagctattttaaagcCTTAGAGAATTCCAACATATCATTTTGGTGTTGGTATCTGTTGATTAACTTGCCTTGCAAATTTAGATGTATTGTTTTTATATGCTGAATAATTCTGGGTTGTTTCATGAACATTTTGAATACTGTGTTTTGAGACTTCATCTTATTTAAATCCTGTGGAGAAGCTTGGTATTTTTTATCAGATGATCAATCTGGTTAGGCTTGGGTGAAAATGTCCAGCCCTTCTATGGGTTGTAGTTTTAATGTCAGTTCAGTTTTCAGagcatttgcttttgttttactttgttttttgttttttgatggacataacagaataaaatagaacagaatatatcagaatgtcttgtattttttgaacttttgatCAAGTTTTGATCTGTGATATGAAATGTATGTTTTCCCATGGgttaaaaaagtttgaaaaccagtGTTTTAGAAAGCCCATTTTTCTAATAAATCATCAATGATGTGTTCATTAAGTTGCCCCTTTGTGGCTGATAATGTTGATCAATTAAATTTAGACAGATGTTGAAGAGTGGACTTCCTGGGATGAAGATGCACCCACCAGTGTAAAGATCGAAGGAGGGAATGGGAATGTGGCAACACAACAAAATTCTTTGGAACAACTGGAACCTGACTATTTTAAGGACATGACACCAACTATTAGGAAAACTCAGAAAGTATGTTAAGATTTATGCTTTTGGAGATTAAACTACTTTTTAGATTCCTATAGTTAAAATTAGGATACAATTCACATTTATTAGaaagcctatttctttttttttttttttttaatactttaagttttagggtacgtgtgcacaacatgcaggttagttacatatgtatacatgtgccatgttggtgtgctgcacccatcaactcgtcatttaacattaggtatgtctcctaatgctatccctctcccctcccccaaccccacaacaggccccggtgtatgatgttccccttcctatgtccatgtgttctcattgttcaattcccacctatgagtgacaacatgcagtgtttggttttttgtccttgcgatagtttgctgagaatgatggtttccatcttcatccatgtccctacggaggacatgaactcatccttttttatggctgcatagtattctatggtgtatatgtgccacattttcttaatccagtctatcagcctatttttaattatcagttgtttgttttctgtcatGTTAAGTAAGAATTTTATATGTTCAAATGACCTAGACATAGTTCTAGTAAGTTGTACCCcaagtcttttaaaattatatttatatatgtatcgAAATCCTACTATATGTCAGATTCTAGACTCCAATCTCTGCCATGGAGACTAAGGTGAATTGGATAAGAGTTCTAACAAGTTCGTACTTCAGTAATATCTACAAACTGATAGGTAGAGTTTATTGTTTGTAACCATTATAAAACTGATGCAGGACTCTAAGAACTTAAGAGTAATTGTGAGTTTGTATTAGTCATCCATACATTATTTAATCCCTCTTGAATTGAATATGGAAGATCATTTAGAGATGCAGGGAATTACTGGAAAAAACAGAATGCTTgagtattttcctttttatttatcaaaatagtacatgtactttttttaaatcaaaaactgtAGAAGAACTTATAATGAAAAGTGAGACTTCTGACCCATCACTCTTAGCCAGTTCTTCCAAGAAACAGCCACTCAATAATTTTCTGTTTGGATTTCTTCAAGTGTTTGTCATCGTATCTATCTATAATATGGTTATATTGCCATTTCTTGTTTACCAGTAACAGACATTGTCCACTGACATTCATACTATGGTAAATGAAGATTTATTTCTTACTACCATTCCGTCTCCTTTATTCCAGTCTACCTCACTAATCACTCTGCTACATCAGAAAAACACACTTAAAGCTCACTTTCTTattcaaacataaaaaatatttttatcatatatatataaacccacacacacatacacacttcataaaaattaggacattatttcacattttctaatACAGTTGTTCCTCACCTTCTTTCTCTTAGCTGATTTCagctatacatttatatttacattgtcTAGGTTGATAACATTTACAttctttgttgttgagttgtcCAAATGTCTCAATGCTAAAACACattaaattgtgtatttttaaaggatcctttaagtgagtttcttaatagACGAATACCTTGCATTGTGGAAGTATATTGCTGCTCTCAGTAGGAACCTAGTAGTATATTACTATAGTGCCTTATTAAATTAGTTAGAATAGAAATGCTTTAAATGAGGCTACCAACATATCATATAAGTGTATTTTGATGCTACTGGCCTGAATGAGTTAATGTATTCATAGGTATCTCACATGCTGAGAGAGTTGTTATTACTATTGGCAGGATATGATACCTGTTGTTATTTAATACAGTAACTAAAAGTGATTGATTATATTTTGAGGTCTGGGGAAAGtaggatagaaagaaagaaaatgggcctgtattaatttttaaaagtgaaatacaaTTTTTCTTAGTATGTAACTGATTTGTGCAACAATTCCCTGGGAAATTGGTatttacagacttttttttttagtttttacattataaattttaagaagaaatattttaagtaattagaaaatgttttgtttgtctatttttatgtagTGATTTGTAAAAGATCCCTATAATTCTTTTTCAATTAATCTTTCAGATTGTTATTAAGAAGAGAGAACCATTGAATTTTGGCATCCCAGATGGGAGCACAGGTTTCTCTAGTAGATTAGCAGCTACACAAGATCTGCCTTTTATTCATCAGTCTGTAAGTATGTTAATGGTTCTAGGgaaaggttttgttttatttctgttttctttaaagcAGAGGAATAAAATCTAAATGAGTTTAacatagtatttatatttttgtaactttGAAACAGGTTTAGCAGTTTGATAGAAGTTAATCTGGAGTTTTACCAATCCTAACCTTTTATGAGATTGTAAATTACATTAGATACTAAGATCAGGGTCTCATTGTACACATGAAAGATAGAGAtacaatgttatttaaaaatataaacatcagAGAGATTACCATTAAAATGAGAGATTAACCCTAATGGTAGATTATTTTAAAGTGAGTTATGAATTGTTTTCTTCATAGAGTGTATTTTCATTCAAAGTATGACTTAATTTTAAATGGTTTGACttaaatgaaactttttaaaggaaaaatttttgaaacaagTAGACAGCTGAGGTTCTCAACCTTGGGAGCATATCAGAATCAGCTTTGGAggttttttaaaagcacaaatgTCCAGACCCCTCCCTACCTAAGCTTTAAGCATgctttgattgattgattatatTATCTATTGTTGTGTAACAACTCCAAATTCAGTgacttaaaataattacaaatattaaTGTAACACAGTTTCT from Gorilla gorilla gorilla isolate KB3781 chromosome 7, NHGRI_mGorGor1-v2.1_pri, whole genome shotgun sequence carries:
- the EBAG9 gene encoding receptor-binding cancer antigen expressed on SiSo cells, producing MAITQFRLFKFCTCLATVFSFLKRLICRSGRGRKLSGDQITLPTTVDYSSVPKQTDVEEWTSWDEDAPTSVKIEGGNGNVATQQNSLEQLEPDYFKDMTPTIRKTQKIVIKKREPLNFGIPDGSTGFSSRLAATQDLPFIHQSSELGDLDTWQENTNAWEEEEDAAWQAEEVLRQQKLADREKRAAEQQRKKMEKEAQRLMKKEQNKIGVKLS